Genomic DNA from Spirochaetota bacterium:
CGCAGTTGATGTAGCCGATTATCGAATCCTTCTTGAGCTTGCGCCAGCCTAAGAGCTGCTTTCTGAGCGTGCCGACGAAGAAACGGTTGAGCCGCCACCACCCGCGCTCCTCGCCGGACTTCCGTTCGATCGCAAGCCTGAGCTCATACACCGTGTTGTCCGCCGTGGGCTCCACGGTGACCGTGACGTCCTGCCGTATGCCGAGATCATACGGTGCGAGCCACACGGTGGTCGTGAGCGTGAAGAACTTTCCGTCAGTGCGTTTGACCGCCGAATCGCTTGTGGTGAACGAACCGATGACGCCTTCCTTGTGCGCATCGAAGTTTTCGTAGAGATAGTACATGACGCCGTTGGCCGTTTTCTCGGTGACCGTGAACGGCATGTTCGTGCGGAGCATATCGCCTTCGGCCTTGGGTAATGCCCAATGCATGCTCGTTGAGGGCATTGCCACCTTGCTCGCGAGGTACGCCGGTATGAGCGACGCCGCAATGACAATGCCCATGACGATGAGCATCACCATGATGGTCTGCGAGCCGGAGTAATTGAGCGTTATCCCCGAGAGGAGCCCCGCGTTGGTGAGCACGGATGCCGCCCCCTGCCCGATGATGTAGCCGAATATCGATGCCATGAGCCCGTAGGTTATCGCCTCTGCGACGAAGAGAAAGCCGATATGCCACGGCGCCATGCCTAAGCTCGTGTAGATGTATATCTCTTTCCTTCGTTCCGTAATGGAACTTAAGAGCGTGTTGAAGATGATAAGCCCTGCGATGATTATCGGTATAAGGATGTTCCGCGGTACGCGCGGCGTGAGGGGCTTGCTTACGATGGCCTTCACCGCATTGTTCTCCGCGTAGAATATCGGGAAGACGAAGCGTTTGGCGAGGTCGTCGGCGAGCGCTTCATGACCGGAGGCCGTCTGCATCACGATGCTCCCGAGCGCCGGGCGCCCGATGCGGCCGATCATGTCGCTGTGTATGATGATGCATTTCTCGCTCGAAATGGTCGCCGTCGTCTGATGGAAATCCGACTGATCGCCTGCACCCATCATCATGAGCGGATCGTTCATCATGCGCATCATCGCATTCAACTCTTCGGCGGACAGTCCCGAGAAATCCGGCGGTGTGACCGCCTGTCCGTCGATGTCGACCATGGATTCATCGAACGCCTTTGCATCGTAAGTGCCGAGAAGCGTGAACGCCATACCGGAGATAAGCACTGTTTCACCGGCGGTTACCCCGAGCGATGCCGCGGATTTTGCCGGGAGATAGCATCCGTCCTTCGCGGCGAAGCGGTCCCAGTTCGGGCAGAGTTTCGCCACCGGGGTGAAGCGCGATTCATTGGTGTGAAGCCCGAGCACCGCCGTTACACCGATAGTCGCGCCGGTGCGCGGGTTCTTGATATGTTCGCGCCATGTCGGCTGCGATGCGGAGAACCACCAGTAGCGCGGCGCGGTCATCGTGTCCTTCGGTATGATGGTCTCAAGGTAGGGGAGGATGTATCCGCCGATGCCCCACTGCGACTGACGCTTTATCATGACGCCGCTGTACACGGGCTTCGCGGGGATGTCCCAGCGCGCGCTGTCGCTGTAATAGCTCGTCGAGAGGAAGCACACGAGCGCGAAGGTGATGAGCACTATCGCGATGCTCGTGAGCACGGTGCGGAATTTTCGCTTACGCATATTGCTTATGCCGAGCATGAGCGCGGTCACCGCAAGCCCGGCAGGCGATGTTTTCGCGCCGCTCGCTTCCGCGCGTCCGCTCTGCCATTCATCGAGCGATGATTTGAATTTCGAGTACACGACCGAGATGACGAGCACGCTCACCGCGATGATGCCGAAGGCCATGACCACCATGAGCGTCTGGCTGCTCAGGCGGAAGGCGGGATGGAACGACCAGAGTATGAAGGCCATGACGATGAAGATGAGCGCGGCAAAAATGATCTGCTTGTAGATGATAGGTGATGAGAAGAACAGCCGCTCGAAGAATATCGAGAAGGGAAGGAGCGCGAGGAGGAGGAATATCGCCGCACGCATGGTGTCATCCATGAGCTGGCGCACGCCGTAGTACACGCGCACTTCGTTCGCAAGCGCGCGCCCCGCATTCGCGATGTATGCCCTGCCGTCGTTCTCGGCGAACGCCGTTGCAATATTCGAGATATACTGGCGCGATGCCCTGTTGATCCCGTCGATGGTCTCGCTCACGATGCCCGCCGCCCGCGTCTTGGCGAGGCGGTCCGCATTGAGCGCGAAATAATCCCGCGCGGAAAGCGCCGCGGAATGATCGGAGAGGCCGCTGTCAAAGCCGCGCATTCGCTTCTCAATGTCCGCGTTCTTTTTCGTATCATCAATGCCGAGCAAGAGCATGCGGTTGCCGGCGAGGCCGTTGCGCATGATAAGCCCCCATGTGACCGAGGGTTCTACGAATATGCTCGCGTATCCGGCGAACACCGAGTAGTTCTGCTTGCGTATCTCAAGCCCCCCGCGCGCATCGATGATGCTCCCGTTGGGAAGTCCGTTGCGTATCTGCGGGTCGTAGAGATCGTAGGCGACCGCTTCCTTGCAGGTGAACACCACGCCGCGCATGTCCGAGAACGTAGGCGTATAGAGGTCGGTGTTCATCTTCGCGCCCTTGCCTTCCATCTTAAGGTCGAGTGCGCGGGTGATGCGCCCGTTTTCCGCAAGCTTGTACGCATGGATATGCGCCGAGCGGGTGCGCCATTCGGGGCGGTAGGACGGCAGCACATCGAAGACGAAACGGCCGTCCGTGCGGGTTATCTGGAATTCGGTATAGCGCATGCCCGGTATCCACGTATGACCGTAGCCGGTGAGCGCCTGTCCGTCATTCACCCTGCCGTACATGTAGTACGTAAGGAATCCCGGCATCGGGATGTTCGCAAGCGCTTCGCCCGGCGATTGATCGACGATGATGCCTTTCATGCGGGTGAACCGCGGGGCGCCGTATTTTTTCGGCGCAAAGTCGGTCTTGTAGACGATGCGGTCGAAGAGTATCTGTGCGACTTCCGCCTGCGGGCGTATGCGCGTCCAGTCGAGGCGGTCAGCGGTGTCGTACGGCGTGTCGACGCGTTCGCGCACACCTTCGC
This window encodes:
- a CDS encoding ABC transporter permease — protein: MHSMAAGDDRPIISDRCPQRTPKHIDEAPGTDYTDATCVDGREYRVLSVHCKPIRFVFDTNVFHSKDRNVHVRLIALSLLTASLSFADMAAVIEKDTRALSAKSRIVGSAGHAEAHAYLSDALSRIPNITIIRQEFTTVMPETHASITLTRNTKARTYPLYPVWPSGPRLNTTTAEGLSGRAVHIGEGRYDEIPAGDIRGAVGIIESTSSRGRGDWRAAANFGAKALIFLPTTNNIYPGIRDTVLPAPIDFPRFFADDAALIKELRKGGDISIHSAGAWREVRAENIYAVIPAKAGSKEKKALVIAVQFDGMSAVPEKAFGADAAVDTAFALDYVRRLANDPPPRPVVIAFIDAFSMNQRGINEMLAAFTLVDDRTKQKYDQDDKSLLAQYKKIGALAHELDKAPATIRAVRYEAIRKYIDGEVSKEVLIIDADLYELRAQKFSRTSTNEAALVKSIETLVAKRNEFYTARKELFDGRLAGGGNALARELWRRCRERIDAQIREAQAAIAMTAQRSAIREELCTAFGLAKKEIPVSFLIGLDISDASTALGLLSRCEQLTYDGTKHESVFRQWLMKLEKEELLSLIPARLRPALDLSMLRSLDHYTSYTPHQTVMLTSPAESFGLPAATLASSEGVRERVDTPYDTADRLDWTRIRPQAEVAQILFDRIVYKTDFAPKKYGAPRFTRMKGIIVDQSPGEALANIPMPGFLTYYMYGRVNDGQALTGYGHTWIPGMRYTEFQITRTDGRFVFDVLPSYRPEWRTRSAHIHAYKLAENGRITRALDLKMEGKGAKMNTDLYTPTFSDMRGVVFTCKEAVAYDLYDPQIRNGLPNGSIIDARGGLEIRKQNYSVFAGYASIFVEPSVTWGLIMRNGLAGNRMLLLGIDDTKKNADIEKRMRGFDSGLSDHSAALSARDYFALNADRLAKTRAAGIVSETIDGINRASRQYISNIATAFAENDGRAYIANAGRALANEVRVYYGVRQLMDDTMRAAIFLLLALLPFSIFFERLFFSSPIIYKQIIFAALIFIVMAFILWSFHPAFRLSSQTLMVVMAFGIIAVSVLVISVVYSKFKSSLDEWQSGRAEASGAKTSPAGLAVTALMLGISNMRKRKFRTVLTSIAIVLITFALVCFLSTSYYSDSARWDIPAKPVYSGVMIKRQSQWGIGGYILPYLETIIPKDTMTAPRYWWFSASQPTWREHIKNPRTGATIGVTAVLGLHTNESRFTPVAKLCPNWDRFAAKDGCYLPAKSAASLGVTAGETVLISGMAFTLLGTYDAKAFDESMVDIDGQAVTPPDFSGLSAEELNAMMRMMNDPLMMMGAGDQSDFHQTTATISSEKCIIIHSDMIGRIGRPALGSIVMQTASGHEALADDLAKRFVFPIFYAENNAVKAIVSKPLTPRVPRNILIPIIIAGLIIFNTLLSSITERRKEIYIYTSLGMAPWHIGFLFVAEAITYGLMASIFGYIIGQGAASVLTNAGLLSGITLNYSGSQTIMVMLIVMGIVIAASLIPAYLASKVAMPSTSMHWALPKAEGDMLRTNMPFTVTEKTANGVMYYLYENFDAHKEGVIGSFTTSDSAVKRTDGKFFTLTTTVWLAPYDLGIRQDVTVTVEPTADNTVYELRLAIERKSGEERGWWRLNRFFVGTLRKQLLGWRKLKKDSIIGYINCAKAALERA